From the Clostridium putrefaciens genome, one window contains:
- a CDS encoding HlyD family efflux transporter periplasmic adaptor subunit, which produces MKFVVQDIKDITDSRELLESKPHHFTSIFIYLVLTIICSALVWCWFSEKELVVKTSGIVRPSEEIYKVANMATSKVESISFKNGQVVKLGDILYTLEHTEIDLQKKSIEEKAETLKQDVENLKKLKKCILDDKNYFDKNNEKEKDYYNKYLNYEKGNSLSLSDSNSIEDAKNDLNSKIDAYDLLQKSVNEDKSYVPTNTLYSEQYNNYKISQKQFKDKIEDAQKLYDYLKLNKDADKNSVLQAESTLNSCKTELDKFTSDYKLKINSTIEELKSKNKELDSSLNKINDTGALNKEKNKSTTSVQNDDGIKANEEKLKDLEENLKAINMSIEKCTIKASNDGILDTQVDLNIGDVVQAGTIVANILPNESKYKVNLFIADKDIANIKDGQNIKYSFPSLPYKEYGFLNGKVEKISADSKVNKSNGISFYTAESYIDVSKVYSHKGEESEIKNGMTCEAQIVTRKEKMLYYLLEKLNLKD; this is translated from the coding sequence ATGAAATTTGTAGTTCAAGATATAAAAGATATTACAGATAGCAGGGAATTATTAGAATCAAAGCCACATCATTTTACAAGTATATTTATCTACCTTGTTTTAACAATAATATGTAGTGCATTAGTGTGGTGCTGGTTTAGTGAAAAAGAACTAGTGGTTAAAACTAGTGGTATCGTAAGACCTAGTGAAGAAATATATAAAGTTGCTAATATGGCAACTAGCAAAGTTGAAAGTATAAGTTTTAAAAATGGACAAGTAGTAAAATTAGGGGATATACTTTACACCTTAGAACATACTGAAATAGATTTGCAAAAAAAATCAATTGAAGAAAAAGCAGAAACTTTAAAGCAAGATGTAGAAAATTTAAAGAAATTGAAAAAATGTATTTTAGATGACAAAAATTATTTTGATAAAAATAATGAAAAGGAAAAAGATTATTATAATAAATATTTAAATTATGAAAAAGGTAATAGTCTTTCACTTTCCGATTCTAACAGTATAGAAGATGCAAAAAATGATTTAAATTCAAAAATAGATGCTTATGATTTACTACAAAAATCAGTAAATGAAGATAAAAGTTATGTACCGACAAATACACTGTATTCTGAACAATATAATAACTATAAAATCTCACAAAAGCAGTTTAAAGATAAAATAGAAGATGCCCAAAAGCTATATGATTATTTAAAGTTAAATAAGGATGCTGACAAAAATTCAGTTTTACAAGCTGAAAGTACATTGAATTCTTGCAAAACTGAATTAGATAAGTTTACAAGTGATTATAAACTTAAAATTAATTCAACCATAGAAGAATTAAAAAGTAAAAATAAAGAATTAGATAGTAGTTTAAACAAAATAAATGATACTGGAGCCTTAAACAAAGAAAAAAATAAATCCACAACTTCAGTACAAAATGATGACGGCATAAAAGCTAATGAAGAGAAATTAAAGGATTTAGAAGAAAATTTAAAAGCAATAAATATGAGTATTGAAAAATGTACAATTAAAGCTTCAAATGATGGTATTTTAGATACTCAAGTTGATTTAAATATAGGTGATGTTGTCCAAGCAGGAACTATAGTTGCAAATATACTTCCAAATGAATCTAAATATAAAGTTAATTTATTTATAGCTGATAAGGATATTGCAAATATAAAAGATGGGCAAAATATAAAATACAGCTTTCCATCATTACCTTACAAAGAATATGGATTTTTAAATGGAAAAGTAGAAAAAATAAGTGCTGATTCTAAGGTGAATAAATCAAATGGTATTAGTTTTTATACTGCTGAATCATATATTGATGTAAGTAAGGTATATAGCCATAAGGGAGAAGAATCAGAGATTAAAAATGGGATGACATGTGAAGCTCAAATTGTAACTAGAAAAGAAAAAATGCTTTACTATTTATTAGAAAAATTAAATCTAAAAGATTAA
- a CDS encoding peptidase domain-containing ABC transporter, with protein MCIKQHDIKDCGCACLVTICKQHGLKYPISKIREVAGTDKQGTSAFGIIKAAEQLGFTAKGVNVNKPDDIFTEFPLPAIAHVVVDGSLLHYVVIHKITKEQIIVADPAKGIVKYKPEDFFKIWTGIILLMTPTTKFTKGNETKGLFNRFFSLLKPQKRLLVNIFLASILITILGIGGSFYFKFLLDDIVPNNLTTTLHIFSIGIVLLTVFKVLTEAFRTQLLIHLGQKLDIPLMLGYYNHVINLPMNFFGTREVGEIISRFNDASKIRDAISGATLTMMIDTFMVIIGGIILYNQNHTLFALTIIPVILYGIIVFSFKKAIEEVNRETMQSNAKLTSYLVESLNGIETVKAFNAEREVNLETEKRFVKLIKNVFKNGFINNLQGSLKSGVKAIFAIVILWLGGMQVLKGNISMGELLTFNALLAYFLSPIENIINLQPMLQTAVVAGERLGEILDLELEKSVDEDKKINPQSLKGTIEFKGVDFRYGTRQLVLKDINFNIKPGEKIALVGESGSGKTTLVKILMKFYEHEKGELLISGYNIKDINIESLRDKIAYISQETFLFNGTIIENMSLGNPYLTYEEIIEACKKAQIHDFVNSLPLRYNTMIEENGSNFSGGQKQRFSIARAILRKPEILIMDEATSSLDSITEKSIEKTMNEFSEGITTIVIAHRLSTIMRCDTIYVMDKGEIKESGSHKDLLKTGGMYYELWKDQLPEVYYEEVAATKEVGK; from the coding sequence ATATGTATAAAACAACATGACATTAAAGACTGTGGATGTGCTTGTTTAGTTACTATATGTAAACAGCATGGATTAAAGTATCCTATATCAAAGATAAGAGAAGTTGCTGGAACTGATAAACAAGGAACTAGTGCATTTGGAATAATTAAGGCTGCAGAACAGCTAGGATTTACAGCTAAAGGGGTTAATGTCAATAAACCTGATGATATATTTACTGAGTTCCCACTTCCGGCTATTGCACATGTTGTAGTAGATGGATCACTACTTCATTATGTTGTTATACATAAAATAACTAAGGAGCAAATAATAGTTGCCGATCCTGCTAAAGGAATTGTTAAATATAAACCTGAAGACTTCTTTAAAATATGGACAGGCATAATACTTTTAATGACACCAACAACAAAGTTTACTAAAGGAAATGAAACAAAGGGTTTATTTAATAGATTCTTTTCCTTACTTAAACCTCAAAAAAGACTTTTGGTTAATATATTTTTAGCATCAATACTTATAACTATTTTAGGTATAGGTGGCTCATTTTATTTTAAGTTTTTATTAGATGACATAGTTCCTAATAATTTAACAACAACATTACATATTTTTTCTATAGGTATAGTGTTACTTACAGTATTTAAGGTATTAACAGAAGCATTTAGAACTCAACTTTTAATACATTTAGGTCAAAAGTTAGATATTCCATTAATGCTTGGTTATTATAATCATGTTATAAATCTTCCAATGAACTTTTTTGGAACTAGAGAAGTTGGCGAGATTATTTCAAGATTTAATGATGCTTCAAAAATAAGAGATGCAATCTCAGGTGCAACGTTAACTATGATGATAGATACCTTTATGGTGATTATAGGAGGTATAATCCTCTATAATCAAAATCACACTTTATTTGCACTGACAATAATACCAGTTATACTTTATGGAATTATAGTTTTTAGTTTTAAAAAAGCTATTGAAGAAGTGAATAGAGAAACTATGCAAAGTAATGCAAAGCTTACGTCTTATTTGGTAGAGTCTTTAAATGGTATAGAAACAGTTAAGGCATTTAATGCTGAGAGAGAAGTTAATTTGGAAACTGAAAAAAGATTTGTTAAACTTATAAAAAATGTATTTAAAAATGGATTTATAAATAATTTACAGGGATCTTTAAAAAGTGGAGTAAAAGCAATATTTGCTATAGTAATTTTATGGCTTGGAGGAATGCAAGTTTTAAAGGGCAATATATCTATGGGAGAGCTATTAACCTTCAATGCTTTACTTGCTTATTTTTTAAGTCCTATTGAAAATATTATAAACTTACAACCAATGCTTCAAACTGCTGTAGTTGCAGGGGAAAGACTTGGAGAAATACTAGACTTAGAACTTGAAAAGAGTGTTGATGAAGATAAGAAAATAAATCCACAATCTTTAAAGGGCACTATTGAATTTAAAGGTGTAGATTTTAGATATGGAACAAGACAACTAGTTTTAAAGGATATTAATTTTAATATTAAACCAGGAGAAAAAATAGCTCTGGTAGGAGAAAGTGGATCAGGTAAAACAACTTTAGTTAAAATCCTTATGAAGTTTTATGAACATGAGAAGGGTGAACTTTTAATTAGTGGATACAACATAAAAGATATTAATATTGAATCACTAAGAGATAAGATAGCTTATATATCTCAAGAAACCTTTTTATTTAATGGTACGATTATAGAAAATATGTCATTAGGTAATCCATATTTAACATATGAGGAGATAATAGAAGCATGTAAAAAAGCTCAGATACATGATTTTGTAAATTCTCTGCCTTTAAGATATAACACTATGATTGAAGAAAATGGGTCAAACTTTTCAGGTGGACAAAAACAAAGATTTTCTATAGCAAGAGCCATACTTAGAAAGCCTGAAATATTAATAATGGATGAAGCTACTAGTAGTTTAGATTCTATAACAGAAAAATCCATAGAAAAAACTATGAATGAATTTAGTGAAGGAATAACTACCATAGTAATAGCTCATAGATTAAGTACTATTATGAGATGTGATACTATTTATGTTATGGATAAGGGAGAAATTAAAGAAAGTGGTAGTCATAAAGATTTATTAAAAACAGGTGGTATGTACTATGAACTATGGAAAGACCAACTTCCTGAAGTGTACTATGAAGAAGTAGCGGCAACTAAGGAGGTGGGTAAATAA
- a CDS encoding CPBP family intramembrane glutamic endopeptidase: protein MKKYLRTIRNITFFGGLYFIVQIICSIIFGITYGITHRNTEFKKLMEDTQKATIDSVYILTLIAALITFVIYILVLRNKQQNLWQRCNFKKIDLSNMWKIVIIAISVSAFSSSIVYLMADKFESYNKVNNSIASAYGSILSMLCILILIPIFEEILFRGLIFNELKKTSNIYLAIILQAVIFAIFHGNMLQGIYTFLLGVILSLIYIWTNSLLGNILCHIIYNLCGVILIPIALYYTSSFVYVYMIKVLLVTIVLLLCARHGRNLMGESP, encoded by the coding sequence ATGAAAAAATATTTAAGAACAATTAGAAACATAACATTCTTTGGAGGACTATATTTTATTGTACAGATAATTTGTAGTATCATTTTTGGAATTACTTATGGTATTACTCATAGAAATACTGAATTTAAAAAATTAATGGAAGATACTCAAAAAGCTACTATAGATAGCGTTTATATTTTAACTCTTATTGCAGCGTTAATAACATTTGTTATTTATATATTAGTATTGAGAAATAAGCAACAAAACTTATGGCAAAGATGTAATTTTAAAAAAATAGACTTATCAAATATGTGGAAAATAGTTATTATAGCAATAAGTGTTTCTGCTTTTAGTAGCTCTATAGTTTATTTAATGGCAGATAAATTTGAGAGTTATAATAAGGTTAATAATAGTATAGCTAGTGCATATGGATCTATTTTATCTATGTTATGTATTTTAATATTAATACCTATCTTTGAAGAAATATTATTTAGAGGATTAATATTTAACGAGTTAAAGAAAACCTCCAATATATATTTGGCTATAATATTGCAAGCAGTAATTTTTGCAATATTCCATGGAAATATGCTTCAAGGTATATATACCTTTTTATTAGGAGTGATTTTAAGTCTAATATATATATGGACAAACTCTCTATTAGGAAATATATTGTGTCATATAATATATAATTTATGTGGAGTAATTTTGATCCCGATAGCATTATATTATACAAGTAGTTTTGTATATGTATATATGATAAAAGTACTATTGGTTACAATAGTACTTTTATTGTGCGCCCGGCATGGGCGCAATCTAATGGGTGAAAGTCCCTAG